A region of Alteromonadaceae bacterium 2753L.S.0a.02 DNA encodes the following proteins:
- a CDS encoding mannose-1-phosphate guanylyltransferase, whose protein sequence is MRDQQVDSPTVVPVILSGGSGTRLWPKSRKAYPKQLHKLYGDATMLQHTMQRVKQFAPPIIVCNNDQRFMVASQVDEIESRKAEILLEPCARNTAPAIAAAAYRAKQLYANPILVVLAADHLITNLEAFHQALQNAIQAASAQRLVAFGVIPHKPETGYGYIQSASASSPGGSKIKQFVEKPDLETAKSYLAAGTYTWNSGMFVFPAELLLTELKNCGGEWLDACENALNNAEIDLDFTRLSEKEFSQCDNISIDYAVMEKTPKAWMVPLDAGWSDLGSWESLWEASEKDENGNAVFGDAFIKNCTGSLIHSEDRLIAAIGLDNIAIIESDDALLVVNRESTQDVKHAVDWLKAQNRSEFLHHRQVHRPWGSFDTLDSGNRFQVKRIEVKPGASISLQMHHHRAEHWVVVEGTALVQKGEEELLLSENESIYIPLGEKHRLYNPGKVTLHLIEVRSGSYLSEDDIVRFQDAYGRVDQAVLNSHETKTK, encoded by the coding sequence GTGCGGGATCAGCAAGTAGACTCACCGACCGTCGTACCGGTCATTCTCTCCGGAGGCAGTGGAACCCGTCTCTGGCCAAAATCCAGAAAAGCCTATCCAAAACAACTTCATAAACTCTATGGCGATGCAACCATGCTGCAACATACTATGCAGCGAGTTAAGCAATTTGCACCGCCGATAATCGTATGTAATAACGATCAGCGGTTTATGGTGGCGAGCCAGGTAGATGAAATAGAAAGCCGCAAAGCCGAGATTTTGTTAGAACCCTGCGCGCGAAATACTGCTCCAGCAATTGCCGCTGCCGCCTATCGAGCAAAGCAGCTTTACGCGAATCCTATTTTAGTGGTGCTGGCCGCAGACCATCTTATTACCAATCTCGAGGCTTTCCATCAGGCTTTGCAGAATGCAATCCAGGCTGCAAGTGCGCAGCGTTTGGTGGCATTTGGTGTAATTCCTCATAAGCCCGAAACGGGTTATGGCTACATACAAAGCGCAAGCGCAAGCTCGCCAGGTGGTAGCAAAATAAAACAATTTGTTGAAAAGCCCGATCTGGAAACCGCGAAATCCTATCTTGCCGCAGGCACCTACACCTGGAACAGCGGCATGTTCGTATTCCCAGCCGAGTTGTTGTTAACTGAATTAAAAAATTGTGGCGGCGAATGGTTAGACGCTTGTGAAAATGCTTTGAATAACGCAGAAATAGATCTCGATTTTACGCGCTTAAGTGAAAAAGAATTTTCCCAATGCGACAACATTTCCATCGATTATGCTGTAATGGAAAAAACCCCAAAAGCGTGGATGGTACCGCTCGACGCCGGTTGGAGCGACCTGGGCAGTTGGGAATCGCTCTGGGAAGCCAGCGAAAAAGATGAAAATGGCAATGCCGTATTTGGTGATGCTTTTATCAAAAACTGCACTGGCAGCTTAATCCACTCAGAAGATAGACTCATTGCCGCGATTGGTCTCGATAATATCGCTATCATCGAGAGTGACGACGCGTTACTGGTGGTTAATCGCGAATCGACACAAGACGTTAAACACGCAGTGGATTGGTTAAAAGCGCAAAATCGCAGCGAGTTTTTACATCACCGCCAAGTGCACCGACCTTGGGGAAGTTTCGATACGCTCGATAGCGGCAACCGTTTTCAGGTTAAGCGTATAGAGGTAAAACCCGGTGCCAGCATTTCACTGCAAATGCATCACCACCGCGCCGAACATTGGGTGGTGGTTGAAGGAACAGCATTAGTACAAAAAGGGGAAGAGGAACTACTCCTCAGCGAAAACGAATCCATCTACATTCCCCTGGGAGAAAAACACCGCCTGTACAACCCAGGCAAAGTAACACTGCATCTCATTGAAGTTAGAAGTGGCAGCTATTTAAGTGAAGACGACATCGTTCGCTTTCAGGACGCCTACGGTCGCGTAGATCAAGCAGTATTGAATTCTCACGAAACCAAAACTAAGTGA
- a CDS encoding UDP-GlcNAc:undecaprenyl-phosphate GlcNAc-1-phosphate transferase, producing METGYIILAVSFVLAFAIVKILQPIAEWAELVDKPGGRKHHTGVIPLVGGLAIYASVLLTTFLFIDQPIEIRLFLLAGGLIVFMGMVDDRYELSARFRLVGQFLVSCIFVYALDVHFYSFGDLIGIGELNPGWLGYPLAVLSIMAAINAMNMLDGMDGLVGSIAMVSFIGLVALFGANSSVTFQYLCLTFIGSAGAFLIFNLWGNRKPKKIGKVFMGDSGSMFMGLSLGVLLIYGSQGESPAFTPVTALWFVLLPITDMFTIMYRRVRRGRSPMAPDRTHIHHIILRAGFSAKQTLYMMLCVQGAFVVIGVTLYISNTSQVYSFIGAIVFVLIYQLLMQRSWRFIRWSKRRFFAV from the coding sequence ATGGAAACAGGCTATATCATTCTGGCGGTATCATTCGTTCTTGCGTTTGCCATTGTGAAAATTCTTCAGCCGATTGCCGAATGGGCAGAGCTGGTGGATAAACCAGGGGGCAGAAAGCATCACACCGGGGTAATTCCGCTGGTGGGTGGCTTGGCCATCTACGCCAGTGTGCTGTTAACAACCTTCCTCTTTATTGATCAGCCCATTGAAATTCGTCTGTTTTTATTGGCTGGTGGGCTCATTGTATTTATGGGCATGGTAGACGACCGCTATGAACTCAGCGCTCGATTTCGCTTAGTAGGGCAATTTCTGGTTTCGTGCATTTTCGTGTATGCGCTCGATGTGCACTTTTACTCCTTCGGAGATTTAATCGGCATAGGCGAACTAAACCCGGGCTGGCTGGGTTACCCGCTGGCAGTGCTATCTATAATGGCAGCGATTAATGCTATGAATATGCTGGATGGTATGGATGGTTTGGTAGGATCCATTGCCATGGTGAGCTTTATTGGCTTGGTGGCCTTGTTTGGTGCCAACAGTAGTGTGACTTTTCAATATTTGTGCTTGACTTTTATCGGCTCTGCTGGCGCATTTCTTATTTTTAATCTCTGGGGTAATCGTAAGCCGAAGAAGATCGGTAAGGTGTTTATGGGCGACTCCGGAAGCATGTTTATGGGCTTGTCGCTAGGGGTTTTACTTATCTACGGCTCACAAGGTGAAAGCCCTGCGTTCACCCCGGTTACAGCGCTTTGGTTTGTGTTACTGCCAATTACAGATATGTTTACCATAATGTATCGCCGGGTGAGGCGCGGTCGTTCGCCGATGGCACCCGATCGTACGCATATCCATCATATTATATTGAGAGCGGGTTTTTCGGCTAAACAGACCTTGTACATGATGTTGTGCGTGCAGGGAGCTTTCGTAGTTATAGGCGTGACGCTTTATATTTCAAATACTTCACAAGTTTATTCATTTATTGGTGCGATTGTTTTCGTGCTGATTTACCAATTACTAATGCAGCGGTCGTGGAGGTTCATAAGGTGGAGTAAGAGACGATTTTTTGCAGTCTAA
- a CDS encoding subunit length determinant protein has product MVGTNKGRKGISRGDNSMVGIEREFSAESDVLQGYGVIDFRDIVIWVVGHKWLLILSFLVFGSLGAVFAFNLSNTYRAETLLIDADHNQGATTGPLSGSLGGLASFAGINLDNGRGKIAYALEVLKSRRFIYQFIVDHDIRQDLLLVKGWDEKANQLMFSRAGRNMVNRREWAKNNPIDDKVYGIEKAYQIFLSRLMVSYDDKSGFVRIGFEFFSPIYSKNIVDSLISDINADVRAADIADAEKNIQFLESQIEATNVIEMKMVFYQLIEEQVKTVMLSKSREEYVFKVIDPAIVQVQPHGPNRLLLILAAGFVGLIIVIVYSLLTNASKFY; this is encoded by the coding sequence TTGGTTGGTACGAATAAAGGTAGGAAAGGTATTAGCCGTGGCGATAATTCCATGGTTGGTATTGAACGTGAGTTTAGCGCAGAGTCGGATGTCCTACAGGGTTACGGCGTTATCGATTTTAGAGACATAGTAATATGGGTGGTAGGGCACAAGTGGCTACTTATTCTGTCTTTTCTTGTTTTTGGATCCCTGGGAGCTGTATTTGCGTTTAATCTTTCAAATACGTATAGAGCTGAAACACTTTTAATTGATGCTGATCATAATCAAGGGGCAACGACGGGCCCGCTATCTGGAAGTTTGGGCGGGCTTGCTTCTTTTGCAGGAATTAATCTTGACAACGGACGCGGGAAGATTGCCTACGCTTTAGAAGTTTTAAAGTCGCGTAGATTTATTTATCAATTTATAGTTGATCACGATATTCGGCAAGATCTTTTGCTCGTGAAAGGTTGGGACGAAAAAGCAAACCAGTTAATGTTTAGCCGTGCTGGCAGAAATATGGTAAATCGCCGAGAATGGGCCAAAAATAATCCTATTGATGATAAAGTCTATGGTATTGAAAAAGCGTACCAAATATTTTTAAGTAGATTAATGGTTAGTTATGATGATAAGTCCGGTTTTGTGAGGATAGGGTTTGAGTTTTTCTCGCCAATATATTCAAAGAATATAGTAGACTCATTGATCTCTGACATTAATGCTGATGTGAGAGCGGCGGATATCGCCGATGCAGAAAAAAATATCCAATTCTTAGAGTCTCAAATTGAGGCAACTAATGTAATTGAAATGAAAATGGTGTTCTACCAGCTTATTGAAGAGCAGGTTAAGACTGTCATGTTGAGTAAATCAAGGGAAGAATATGTATTTAAGGTAATAGATCCTGCGATCGTTCAGGTTCAACCGCATGGTCCCAACAGGTTGTTGTTGATTCTAGCTGCTGGGTTTGTCGGGCTAATTATTGTGATAGTGTATAGCTTGTTAACTAACGCTTCTAAATTCTATTGA
- a CDS encoding UDP-glucuronate decarboxylase, with the protein MKKILVTGGAGFLGSHICDRLVGLGQDVLCVDNFYTGQKQNVSHLRSYDNFEILRHDVTFPLYVEVDRIFNFACPASPIHYQFDPVQTTKTSVHGAINMLGLAKRTGATILQASTSEVYGDPEVHPQPESYWGKVNPIGIRSCYDEGKRCAETLFFDYYRQYKLAIKVVRIFNTYGPRMHPNDGRVVSNFIVQALRGHDITIFGDGQQSRSFCYVDDLIDVILKVMESGSDFVGPLNIGNPGEYTMLELAEKVIKYVGGKSKLVYKPLPADDPKQRKPNIDLAKREFGWEPKITLDEGLSRTIEYFRKIL; encoded by the coding sequence TTGAAAAAAATTCTTGTGACTGGTGGGGCTGGTTTCTTAGGGTCTCACATCTGCGACAGATTGGTTGGCTTGGGTCAAGATGTTTTATGTGTAGATAATTTTTATACCGGGCAGAAGCAGAATGTCAGCCACCTAAGAAGCTATGATAACTTCGAAATTCTTCGTCACGACGTAACTTTTCCGCTCTATGTAGAGGTGGATAGAATATTTAATTTCGCTTGTCCTGCCAGTCCCATTCACTATCAGTTCGATCCAGTACAAACTACGAAAACAAGCGTGCATGGAGCTATTAACATGCTTGGTCTAGCAAAGCGAACAGGTGCGACCATTCTGCAAGCGTCAACAAGTGAGGTATATGGTGATCCGGAGGTTCATCCGCAACCAGAAAGTTATTGGGGAAAGGTAAACCCAATTGGAATACGCAGTTGTTATGATGAAGGTAAACGTTGCGCGGAAACACTATTTTTTGACTATTATCGGCAGTATAAATTAGCGATTAAAGTAGTAAGGATTTTTAACACTTATGGGCCAAGGATGCACCCTAATGATGGAAGAGTGGTTAGCAATTTTATCGTACAAGCGTTGCGTGGTCATGACATAACCATTTTCGGTGATGGACAGCAGTCTAGGAGCTTTTGTTACGTCGATGATTTGATTGATGTTATCTTAAAGGTAATGGAAAGCGGTAGTGATTTCGTTGGCCCCTTAAACATTGGAAACCCTGGGGAGTATACAATGTTGGAGCTCGCTGAAAAAGTAATCAAATATGTGGGTGGCAAATCGAAATTAGTATACAAACCACTGCCTGCTGATGATCCAAAGCAAAGAAAGCCAAATATAGACTTGGCAAAGCGGGAGTTTGGGTGGGAACCCAAGATCACCTTAGATGAAGGCTTATCGAGAACTATCGAATACTTCAGAAAAATTTTATAA
- a CDS encoding glycosyltransferase involved in cell wall biosynthesis produces the protein MKNILIMAYAFSPFKGSEFSLGWNLVTGLSCKYKVTVLVGSSDGELGETTQLTEFLKSYNNENLDIVIVKPPLISRYLNILNLWGAKFAFYWAFSVWHRAAYKRAKKLILARKYDLVHQLGPIGFREPGYLWKLGLPFVWGPIGGAQSVNLQLTKNMPLNIKVGFFLKNIVNHIQLRFSKRVLGAVEKSAFLFYATEENQRNFIKVHGVGGPIISDQACFSDYSHFLSEKKPEQDSCVEKVVDSIETIRFVWCGSVIHRKNLRFILDALSRLNNIEKTVDWELAIVGDGPLADACRRYAMRKSIEKHIKWYGRLDRIETVAVIKKADLHLMASLSEANTAVLYEATENLIPTLSLDRDGMSTELSKGRGFLVEIMSSYEATVNNYSTAIASILQRPELLEKVKWRLREDISQYSWDNKVEVVSGIYKKVIG, from the coding sequence ATGAAAAATATTTTAATAATGGCATATGCTTTTTCACCCTTCAAAGGTTCCGAATTTAGTTTGGGGTGGAATTTGGTTACTGGGCTTTCATGTAAGTATAAAGTAACTGTATTGGTTGGTTCATCGGATGGGGAGTTGGGTGAAACAACGCAATTGACTGAATTTTTGAAAAGCTATAATAATGAAAATCTGGATATAGTAATTGTGAAACCACCCCTTATTTCGAGATATTTGAATATTCTAAATTTGTGGGGGGCTAAATTTGCGTTTTACTGGGCGTTTTCAGTATGGCATAGAGCTGCATATAAGCGCGCGAAAAAGCTGATTTTAGCACGAAAGTACGATTTAGTGCACCAATTGGGGCCAATTGGCTTTAGGGAGCCCGGTTATTTGTGGAAGTTAGGGTTGCCATTCGTTTGGGGACCTATAGGAGGTGCACAATCAGTGAATTTGCAATTGACTAAAAACATGCCGCTAAATATTAAGGTGGGATTTTTTTTGAAAAATATTGTCAATCACATACAACTTCGTTTTTCTAAGCGAGTACTAGGAGCTGTAGAAAAGTCTGCATTTTTATTTTATGCCACAGAAGAAAATCAAAGGAATTTTATAAAAGTTCATGGTGTTGGCGGTCCGATTATTTCAGACCAAGCATGTTTTAGCGATTATAGTCACTTCCTTAGTGAAAAAAAGCCAGAGCAAGATAGTTGCGTAGAAAAGGTCGTGGATAGTATAGAAACGATACGTTTTGTTTGGTGTGGAAGTGTTATTCACAGGAAAAACTTAAGGTTTATACTTGATGCGTTAAGCCGATTAAATAATATCGAAAAAACGGTAGACTGGGAGCTGGCGATAGTTGGTGATGGACCTTTAGCTGACGCCTGTCGTAGATATGCAATGCGAAAAAGTATTGAAAAACATATTAAATGGTACGGTAGGCTTGATAGGATTGAAACCGTAGCTGTCATAAAGAAAGCAGATTTGCACCTCATGGCAAGTTTATCTGAAGCTAACACCGCAGTTTTATATGAGGCGACAGAAAACTTAATACCAACTCTATCATTAGATAGAGATGGTATGTCTACTGAATTGTCGAAAGGTAGAGGCTTTCTTGTGGAAATAATGTCTTCATATGAGGCAACTGTTAATAATTATTCGACCGCGATTGCTTCAATACTTCAAAGGCCCGAGCTCTTAGAGAAGGTTAAGTGGCGTCTTAGAGAAGATATAAGCCAGTATAGTTGGGATAATAAAGTTGAAGTGGTATCAGGTATCTATAAAAAGGTAATAGGATAG